A portion of the Acidisarcina polymorpha genome contains these proteins:
- a CDS encoding dihydrolipoyl dehydrogenase family protein: MESQTQIEDYDLVILGSGAGSKLLAWTFAGSGKRVAVIERKYVGGSCPNIACLPSKNLIHTAQIVSDARRSGVFRSACSDGFAVEMPRVTDRKRTMVKGLVDAHLALYKGSGAELIMGSGAFTAAKTLKVELNDGTTRMLRGENVIIGTGTHAKIDDHIPGMLTARPLTHVEALELDVLPEHLVILGAGYVGLEFAQAMRRLGSRVTVIDHNSHVLHHEDEDVVEGLHSLLIEEGIELVLNAKINGVSGVSGKSVLLHVEVLGSPMAIAGTHLLVAAGRMPNTRDIGLETAGIELSHEGFVKVDDRLRTTAPGVWAVGEVAGSPRFTHVSVDDFRVVHDNLLGGERTTTGRQVPFCLFTDPEFARVGLSEKEAVAKGFDYRLFKIPMAEVLRAQSVMETRGFMKCLVECRTDRILGFSMFGQGAGDVMTCVQITMLGGLPYTALRDLMIAHPTFAEGLGSLFSSVPTSS, encoded by the coding sequence ATGGAGTCTCAGACCCAGATTGAGGATTACGACCTCGTCATTTTAGGGAGCGGCGCTGGCTCGAAGCTGCTGGCATGGACATTTGCAGGAAGCGGAAAAAGAGTCGCAGTCATTGAACGGAAATATGTTGGAGGATCGTGTCCGAACATCGCGTGCTTGCCCAGCAAGAACTTGATCCATACCGCTCAAATTGTGTCCGATGCCCGTCGAAGTGGAGTGTTTCGCTCGGCTTGTTCTGATGGCTTTGCCGTAGAGATGCCGCGCGTGACAGATCGGAAGCGAACGATGGTCAAAGGTCTCGTCGATGCCCATCTCGCGTTGTACAAGGGAAGCGGCGCGGAACTGATCATGGGATCAGGGGCGTTCACGGCGGCGAAGACACTTAAGGTCGAACTCAACGATGGCACGACGCGAATGCTACGCGGAGAAAACGTCATCATCGGTACCGGAACGCATGCGAAAATCGATGACCACATCCCAGGCATGCTCACTGCGCGGCCCCTCACTCATGTTGAGGCACTCGAGCTGGACGTATTACCAGAACATCTCGTGATCTTGGGTGCCGGCTATGTTGGGCTGGAATTTGCGCAGGCTATGCGCAGGCTCGGTAGCAGAGTCACGGTGATTGACCACAATAGTCACGTTCTCCACCATGAGGATGAAGACGTCGTTGAAGGATTGCATTCTCTTCTTATTGAAGAAGGCATTGAACTTGTCCTCAATGCGAAAATCAATGGCGTCTCTGGGGTCTCAGGGAAATCTGTGCTACTCCATGTCGAGGTTCTTGGTAGCCCCATGGCGATCGCGGGGACACACCTATTAGTTGCAGCCGGAAGGATGCCGAATACCAGAGACATTGGACTCGAAACTGCGGGTATCGAACTTAGCCATGAGGGCTTCGTCAAAGTTGACGATCGGTTGCGGACGACAGCTCCGGGAGTCTGGGCTGTCGGTGAGGTCGCCGGAAGCCCTCGATTTACCCACGTAAGCGTCGACGACTTTCGCGTTGTCCATGACAATCTGCTGGGGGGTGAACGCACCACCACAGGAAGGCAGGTGCCGTTCTGCCTCTTCACAGACCCTGAGTTCGCAAGAGTCGGACTCAGCGAAAAGGAAGCTGTGGCGAAAGGTTTTGACTACCGCCTATTCAAGATCCCTATGGCGGAGGTCTTGAGAGCGCAGAGCGTAATGGAAACCCGAGGTTTCATGAAGTGCCTGGTCGAATGTCGGACTGACCGCATCCTGGGATTCTCGATGTTTGGTCAAGGCGCAGGCGACGTCATGACTTGCGTGCAGATCACTATGCTCGGAGGCCTCCCTTACACCGCACTCCGCGATCTGATGATTGCCCACCCAACGTTCGCTGAAGGATTAGGCTCACTGTTTTCTTCAGTCCCGACATCGTCCTAA